A genomic stretch from Seriola aureovittata isolate HTS-2021-v1 ecotype China chromosome 13, ASM2101889v1, whole genome shotgun sequence includes:
- the LOC130179894 gene encoding LOW QUALITY PROTEIN: tumor necrosis factor alpha-induced protein 2-like (The sequence of the model RefSeq protein was modified relative to this genomic sequence to represent the inferred CDS: inserted 1 base in 1 codon) yields the protein MCWKLCCCFPYRGRRAEDLSAPFSVRCSRFSARTRMRTLSGSTEPDGFKFNSLPGHGTKSAGCWFKKLFRGPRGQDSVTAPITTDGRHSPREDLSQQVIITFEQHLEERHFSEASQLLMDREESLFGEITEAEGLSDHAENVNKLAADYSILKRHIEQSLQQSLSVTAEEVGIKALMSAVKAVYQEDKQDQRWKQRGQTAPSWRPSGWKEFHDTTLRTLVKDRMDKPSTPAPSQGEQSSVAAHVNGMGRQLKMDLLMVVDVVKGCYPPETDICNFYARLYHQTFSSRLRKIADFGLEDKDCKFLLRWVNEFYPELLQKWELASDINNEALGKLLPKELLEPLEEQYLSKQQSELMTYISRVLEEAKQMWNNGEEPTKEDGCYVSPVAYDIIQLINGMVTSAEKXVGDLHKAQTITCKLNSLMQSFKIFQDEVMKQNKPNSIAIIKANLGCVEEFRDVLSKNGHLFLEDVRQNCLHVLTDMKESAHAYLLNPVHKELKPEYLKLGTSEWLNKPLFEKLLRRIQDQIENLQGSKESCHQELIGQFHQDVTVEYVKRLLKGDVKLKDKERQEKAYMTVTDNAERLHNLFVKMGSKEDWLKEILTKIAEVLKLQDLPAIQMQVASLGSSFPDLSERHVSALLKLKTNFSRADRKTVKATLSDTLRETAAVGARPFFSKVQVK from the exons ATGTGTTGGAagctttgctgctgttttccctACAGAGGCCGCAGAGCAGAAG ATTTGTCAGCGCCTTTCTCAGTCCGTTGTTCCCGTTTCTCTGCCCGGACAAGGATGCGGACCCTGTCAGGCTCCACAGAGCCAGACGGCTTCAAGTTCAACTCTCTCCCCGGCCACGGTACTAAATCAGCGGGATGCTGGTTCAAGAAACTTTTCAGGGGCCCCAGAGGTCAGGACAGTGTCACGGCCCCCATCACCACTGATGGACGCCACTCGCCCAGAGAGGATTTGTCTCAACAAG TGATCATCACATTTGAGCAACACCTTGAGGAACGCCACTTTAGTGAGGCCAGCCAGCTGCTGATGGACAGAGAGGAAAGTCTGTTTGGGGAGATAACAGAGGCAGAGGGACTTTCAGATCATGCGGAAAACGTGAACAAGCTTGCTGCAGACTACAGCATCCTGAAACGTCACATCGAGCAGAGTCTACAGCAgagtctgtctgtcactgcGGAAGAGGTCGGCATCAAGGCATTGATGTCTGCTGTGAAGGCCGTCTACCAGGAGGACAAGCAGGACCAACGGTGGAAGCAGAGGGGTCAGACAGCCCCGAGCTGGAGGCCCAGCGGCTGGAAGGAGTTCCACGACACAACTCTCCGCACCTTGGTAAAGGATCGTATGGACAAACCCTCAACGCCCGCTCCCAGCCAGGGAGAGCAGTCGTCTGTGGCGGCACACGTCAACGGCATGGGCAGGCAGCTGAAGATGGACCTGCTAATGGTGGTGGATGTGGTGAAGGGTTGCTACCCACCAGAGACGGACATCTGTAATTTTTACGCCCGGCTGTACCACCAAACCTTTAGCTCCAGACTCAGAAAGATTGCAGACTTTGGTCTGGAGGACAAGGACTGCAAATTCCTCCTGCGCTGGGTGAACGAGTTTTATCCAGA ACTGCTTCAAAAGTGGGAATTGGCCAGTGACATAAATAACGAAGCGCTGGGAAAGCTGCTGCCGAAAGAGCTACTGGAACCTCTGGAGGAACAGTACCTGAGCAAACAACAG AGTGAGCTGATGACGTACATCAGCCGTGTCCTGGAGGAGGCAAAGCAAATGTGGAATAATGGAGAGGAGCCGACGAAAGAGGACGGCTGCTACGTCAGTCCTGTGGCCTACGACATCATTCAG CTTATCAACGGTATGGTGACTTCTGCTGAGA TGGTGGGAGACCTGCACAAGGCCCAGACCATAACGTGCAAACTGAACAGTTTAATGCAGAG CTTCAAGATCTTCCAGGACGAGGTcatgaagcaaaacaaacccAACAGCATAGCCATCATCAAGGCGAACCTCGGCTGTGTCGAAGAGTTCAG GGATGTCCTCAGTAAGAACGGCCATCTGTTCCTGGAGGATGTGCGGCAAAACTGTTTGCATGTTCTGACTGACATGAAAGAATCTGCCCACGCTTATTTATTAAACCCTGTGCACAAGGAACTCAAG CCAGAGTACCTCAAGCTGGGAACCAGCGAATGGCTGAACAAGCCCCTGTTTGAGAAGCTGCTGAGGCGCATTCAAGATCAGATCGAAAACCTTCAGGGGTCAAAAGAATCCTGTCACCAG GAGCTGATCGGCCAGTTTCATCAGGACGTGACAGTGGAATATGTGAAGAGGCTCCTGAAAGGAGACGTCAAGCTGAAGGACAAGGAACGGCAGGAGAAGGCCTACATGACCGTGACAGACAACGCAGAGCGTTTGCACAATTTATTCGTCAAAATG GGTTCAAAGGAGGACTGGTTGAAGGAAATCCTGACCAAGATTGCAGAAGTGCTGAAACTCCAAGACCTCCCTGCCATACAGATGCAAGTGGCATCACTGGGAAGTTCCTTTCCTGACCTGAG TGAGAGACACGTTTCGGCTCTTCTCAAGCTCAAGACAAACTTCTCCAGAGCCGACAGGAAAACCGTCAAAGCGACTCTGTCGGACACGCTGAGAGAAACCGCCGCCGTTGGCGCTCGGCCGTTTTTCTCCAAAGTGCAGGTTAAATGA
- the si:dkey-196h17.9 gene encoding exocyst complex component 3-like protein 4 isoform X2: MKNLFKGRNKVRRNESRTPLMKENNNNVEDGYNQADNAVAQHTSNTHKEREFTLQELAEFLGVDLPNTFEDGCWCTVQPGQHNLNLNVIGLIQKSVVKHLPKPPSHLDENLHQHLLHVQDAVLHELVRLGPQLERMGLMGCLIDCYHHQTFEHLHILLQNATTAKNTFVLMNWVQCVYPSKELLGHPDLQEIDPIGKVDVLLFKEWDAKAKDKLLENVQKSVRESLKIILQNEMAQDQCDCEETYVGLYVDIIQCINAMHNETKKISSELPDGVKEVCFQELLMFLKRYVTEQTKALGKKAKMDKPETIYFLRTLTTCKELKQYVQTEGAGIKPSLLNEMVGLLENMEASTFYLLKDIVTDIAESHLKKYFKSNNKQFLLCAAVQNNFPKLQYGLDEQKRVMDEAYKLIVRIYIKNLVRSSQRKLKKHWSPNVGQTVIEDAELLHSIMSDLAPGVQQRNFTLLKITEILECNSVDTLKMECATMQNHCLTMREDMELLPTVLRWKGLSKRKVNEVLYALPPDLQPGLDPDRQPSRTRSWCCCFN, translated from the exons ATGAAGAACCTTTTCAAAGGAAGAAACAAGGTTCGGAGGAACGAGAGCAGGACTCCTTTaatgaaggaaaacaacaacaacgtggAAGATG GATATAACCAGGCAGATAACGCCGTGGCTCAGCACACCTCAAACACCCATAAGGAGCGGGAGTTCACACTTCAGGAACTGGCTGAGTTTCTGGGCGTGGACCTCCCCAACACCTTTGAGGATGGCTGCTGGTGCACAGTTCAGCCTGGACAGCACAACCTGAACCTGAACGTCATCGGCCTCATACAGAAATCTGTGGTCAAGCATCTTCCAAAGCCGCCGTCACATCTGGACGAGAACCTTCACCAGCACCTGCTGCATGTGCAGGACGCCGTGCTGCATGAGCTCGTGAGGCTGGGTCCCCAGTTGGAGCGTATGGGGTTGATGGGATGTCTGATTGATTGCTACCATCATCAGACATTTGAGCACCTGCATATTCTGCTGCAGAACGCCACCACCGCCAAGAACACGTTTGTGCTGATGAATTGGGTCCAATGTGTCTACCCGAG TAAAGAGCTGCTCGGTCATCCTGACCTTCAAGAAATTGATCCCATTGGAAAAGTCGATGTCCTGCTCTTCAAGGAATGGGACGCAAAAGCAAAGGACAAGCTGCTTGAGAATGTGCAG AAATCTGTCAGAGAGTCCCTGAAGATCATCCTGCAGAATGAGATGGCCCAAGATCAATGTGATTGTGAGGAAACTTACGTTGGACTCTACGTGGACATTATTCAG TGCATTAATGCCATGCACAATGAAACGAAGAAGATCTCTTCAGAACTGCCTGATGGCGTGAAGGAGGTTTGTTTCCAAGAGCTGCTGATGTTTCTGAAGAG GTACGTCACTGAGCAGACTAAGGCTCtggggaaaaaagcaaaaatggaCAAACCAGAAACAATATATTTCCTCAGGACTTTGACAACCTGTAAAGAACTCAA GCAGTACGTCCAGACTGAGGGCGCAGGGATCAAACCTTCCCTTCTGAATGAGATGGTGGGACTGCTTGAAAACATGGAGGCCTCTACTTTTTATCTTCTGAAGGACATTGTAACCGACATCGCAGAG AGCCACCTGAAAAAGTATTTCAAATCGAATAACAAGCAGTTTCTCCTGTGTGCTGCTGTACAGAACAATTTCCCCAAGCTGCAGTACGGCTTGGATGAACAAAAG AGAGTGATGGACGAGGCTTACAAACTCATCGTTCGTATTTACATCAAAAATCTTGTCCGAAGCAGCCAGAGAAAACTGAAGAAGCACTGGAGTCCTAATGTTGGACAAACGGTCATTGAAGATGCTGAGCTTCTTCACAGCATCATGTCAGACCTG GCTCCTGGTGTCCAACAGCGGAACTTCACGCTGCTGAAAATCACAGAAATATTGGAGTGCAACAGCGTCGACACACTGAAGATGGAATGTGCAACCATGCAGAATCACTGTCTCACCATGAG GGAGGATATGGAGCTCCTGCCCACCGTGCTGCGATGGAAGGGTCTTTCTAAACGGAAGGTCAACGAGGTGCTGTACGCCCTCCCTCCTGACCTTCAACCCGGACTTGATCCTGACCGTCAGCCCAGTCGTACCAGATCCTGGTGCTGCTGTTTTAACTGA
- the si:dkey-196h17.9 gene encoding exocyst complex component 3-like protein 4 isoform X1: MKNLFKGRNKVRRNESRTPLMKENNNNVEDGYNQADNAVAQHTSNTHKEREFTLQELAEFLGVDLPNTFEDGCWCTVQPGQHNLNLNVIGLIQKSVVKHLPKPPSHLDENLHQHLLHVQDAVLHELVRLGPQLERMGLMGCLIDCYHHQTFEHLHILLQNATTAKNTFVLMNWVQCVYPSKELLGHPDLQEIDPIGKVDVLLFKEWDAKAKDKLLENVQKSVRESLKIILQNEMAQDQCDCEETYVGLYVDIIQCINAMHNETKKISSELPDGVKEVCFQELLMFLKRYVTEQTKALGKKAKMDKPETIYFLRTLTTCKELKQYVQTEGAGIKPSLLNEMVGLLENMEASTFYLLKDIVTDIAESHLKKYFKSNNKQFLLCAAVQNNFPKLQYGLDEQKRVMDEAYKLIVRIYIKNLVRSSQRKLKKHWSPNVGQTVIEDAELLHSIMSDLAPGVQQRNFTLLKITEILECNSVDTLKMECATMQNHCLTMSREDMELLPTVLRWKGLSKRKVNEVLYALPPDLQPGLDPDRQPSRTRSWCCCFN; the protein is encoded by the exons ATGAAGAACCTTTTCAAAGGAAGAAACAAGGTTCGGAGGAACGAGAGCAGGACTCCTTTaatgaaggaaaacaacaacaacgtggAAGATG GATATAACCAGGCAGATAACGCCGTGGCTCAGCACACCTCAAACACCCATAAGGAGCGGGAGTTCACACTTCAGGAACTGGCTGAGTTTCTGGGCGTGGACCTCCCCAACACCTTTGAGGATGGCTGCTGGTGCACAGTTCAGCCTGGACAGCACAACCTGAACCTGAACGTCATCGGCCTCATACAGAAATCTGTGGTCAAGCATCTTCCAAAGCCGCCGTCACATCTGGACGAGAACCTTCACCAGCACCTGCTGCATGTGCAGGACGCCGTGCTGCATGAGCTCGTGAGGCTGGGTCCCCAGTTGGAGCGTATGGGGTTGATGGGATGTCTGATTGATTGCTACCATCATCAGACATTTGAGCACCTGCATATTCTGCTGCAGAACGCCACCACCGCCAAGAACACGTTTGTGCTGATGAATTGGGTCCAATGTGTCTACCCGAG TAAAGAGCTGCTCGGTCATCCTGACCTTCAAGAAATTGATCCCATTGGAAAAGTCGATGTCCTGCTCTTCAAGGAATGGGACGCAAAAGCAAAGGACAAGCTGCTTGAGAATGTGCAG AAATCTGTCAGAGAGTCCCTGAAGATCATCCTGCAGAATGAGATGGCCCAAGATCAATGTGATTGTGAGGAAACTTACGTTGGACTCTACGTGGACATTATTCAG TGCATTAATGCCATGCACAATGAAACGAAGAAGATCTCTTCAGAACTGCCTGATGGCGTGAAGGAGGTTTGTTTCCAAGAGCTGCTGATGTTTCTGAAGAG GTACGTCACTGAGCAGACTAAGGCTCtggggaaaaaagcaaaaatggaCAAACCAGAAACAATATATTTCCTCAGGACTTTGACAACCTGTAAAGAACTCAA GCAGTACGTCCAGACTGAGGGCGCAGGGATCAAACCTTCCCTTCTGAATGAGATGGTGGGACTGCTTGAAAACATGGAGGCCTCTACTTTTTATCTTCTGAAGGACATTGTAACCGACATCGCAGAG AGCCACCTGAAAAAGTATTTCAAATCGAATAACAAGCAGTTTCTCCTGTGTGCTGCTGTACAGAACAATTTCCCCAAGCTGCAGTACGGCTTGGATGAACAAAAG AGAGTGATGGACGAGGCTTACAAACTCATCGTTCGTATTTACATCAAAAATCTTGTCCGAAGCAGCCAGAGAAAACTGAAGAAGCACTGGAGTCCTAATGTTGGACAAACGGTCATTGAAGATGCTGAGCTTCTTCACAGCATCATGTCAGACCTG GCTCCTGGTGTCCAACAGCGGAACTTCACGCTGCTGAAAATCACAGAAATATTGGAGTGCAACAGCGTCGACACACTGAAGATGGAATGTGCAACCATGCAGAATCACTGTCTCACCATGAG CAGGGAGGATATGGAGCTCCTGCCCACCGTGCTGCGATGGAAGGGTCTTTCTAAACGGAAGGTCAACGAGGTGCTGTACGCCCTCCCTCCTGACCTTCAACCCGGACTTGATCCTGACCGTCAGCCCAGTCGTACCAGATCCTGGTGCTGCTGTTTTAACTGA
- the LOC130180356 gene encoding uncharacterized protein LOC130180356, producing the protein MKKQVTFRENQTVDRLRQDEALQRSVGMNESKLALKDAGANFNSGLKISRTEPQLQHVSMIEIPKTMSAAPFLKHTALTPAQKEYLYTLAASHSTAHVRSVITQHYMNVLHRRIRAGYDPERDDIVVTSPENAGEKRQSSNTQSQVSSRAKHKGKINTSARHRGKSNRQASPSRASASKHKKMKKRTTSPTLRGRSPTRAGIRLMEEEEEEEEEEEEGLDDSLNECFSSLFMGEWDENTFTDL; encoded by the exons ATGAAAAAACAAGTGACATTTAGGGAGAATCAGACGGTCGACAGGCTCCGTCAAGATGAGGCTTTGCAAAG GAGTGTTGGGATGAATGAGTCGAAATTGG CTTTAAAAGATGCCGGCGCAAACTTCAACAGTGGTTTGAAAATCAGCAGAACTGAACCTCAACTCCAACACGTGTCAATGATAGAAATCCCTAAAACCATGAGTGCAGCCCCGTTCCTGAAG CACACAGCACTAACACCGGCTCAGAAGGAGTATCTGTACACCCTCGCAGCTTCCCACAGCACTGCACACGTGCGCAGCGTCATCACCCAACACTACATGAACGTGCTGCACAGACGTATACGAGCAg GTTACGACCCTGAGAGAGACGACATTGTTGTGACCTCACCTGAGAATGCTGGTGAAAAACGTCAATCGTCAAACACGCAATCCCAAGTTTCCTCCAGGGCAAAACACAAGGGGAAGATAAATACTAGTGCAAGGCATCGtgggaaatcaaacagacaagCCAG TCCTTCCAGAGCATCAGCATCAAAACACAAGAAGATGAAGAAACGTACAACATCTCCAACACTGAGAGGAAGAAGTCCGACAa GAGCTGGGATCaggctgatggaggaggaggaggaggaggaggaggaggaggaggaaggactGGACGATTCCCTGAATGAATGCTTCAGTTCACTCTTCATGGGAGAATGGGATGAAAACACCTTCACagatttatga
- the vps29 gene encoding vacuolar protein sorting-associated protein 29: MLVLVLGDLHIPHRCNTLPAKFKKLLVPGKIQHILCTGNLCTKESYDYLKTLAGDVHIVRGDFDENLNYPEQKVVTVGQFKIGLIHGHQVIPWGDMASLALLQRQLDVDILISGHTHKFEAFENENKFYINPGSATGAYSALESNIIPSFVLMDIQASTVVTYVYQLIGDDVKVERIEYKKS; this comes from the exons ATG TTGGTCCTGGTGTTAGGTGACCTGCACATCCCCCACCGGTGCAACACCCTGCCAGCCAAGTTCAAGAAGCTGTTGGTCCCGGGGAAGATCCAGCACATTCTCTGCACAGGAAACCTCTGCACCAAGGAGAGCTATGACTACCTGAAAACCCTCGCTGGAGACGTCCACATAGTCCGAGGAGACTTTGACGag AACCTGAACTACCCGGAGCAGAAGGTGGTGACTGTTGGCCAGTTTAAGATCGGTCTCATCCACGGCCACCAGGTGATCCCCTGGGGCGACATGGCCAGCCTGGCGCTGCTCCAGAGACAGCTGGACGTCGACATCCTCATCTCCGGGCACACGCACAAGTTCGAGGCATTTGAGAACGAAAACAAGTTCTACATCAACCCTGGTTCTGCCACGGGAGCCTACAGCGCACTGGAAAG CAACATCATCCCCTCTTTTGTATTAATGGACATCCAGGCGTCCACGGTGGTGACGTACGTTTATCAGCTGATCGGCGACGACGTGAAGGTGGAGAGAATCGAGTACAAGAAATCTTAA